From the genome of Colwellia psychrerythraea 34H, one region includes:
- a CDS encoding lectin-like domain-containing protein yields MNKLQKILIALPLSVAFTSSAIAGLISEDFNSGSPAGVSFYGPSSVINQEAQLTPSSNSLLGGMSFTDQDNGQLIEAWDANFDFRIDQNGNGGADGISLTFSRLGDVGAAGEEGLFSGLAIGFDTWSNGEVSGNHISLRYDGVSLVEQNISTTILENGEVHSTSISMIDGLVSVSLDGTSLFTHDVANWAAYSGQFNFGARTGGARSRQVVDNFIGSTVAVPEPSMLAIFGLALFGLARRKTVKK; encoded by the coding sequence ATGAACAAATTACAAAAAATTTTAATTGCGTTACCATTATCAGTTGCTTTTACTAGCTCAGCTATTGCCGGTTTAATTTCTGAAGACTTTAATTCAGGCTCGCCTGCGGGTGTGAGCTTTTACGGACCATCTTCTGTAATTAACCAAGAAGCGCAATTAACTCCATCTAGCAATAGTTTATTAGGTGGAATGTCATTTACTGATCAAGATAATGGTCAATTGATTGAAGCTTGGGATGCAAATTTTGATTTCCGTATTGATCAGAATGGTAATGGTGGAGCGGATGGTATTTCATTAACGTTTAGCCGTTTAGGTGATGTTGGTGCGGCAGGTGAAGAAGGTTTATTTTCAGGTTTAGCTATTGGGTTTGATACTTGGAGTAATGGAGAAGTATCAGGTAACCATATTAGCTTACGTTATGACGGTGTATCATTAGTAGAGCAGAACATCTCGACTACTATCTTAGAAAATGGTGAAGTGCATAGTACTTCAATTTCTATGATTGATGGTTTAGTTAGTGTTTCACTAGATGGTACGTCACTATTTACTCACGATGTTGCCAATTGGGCTGCTTATAGTGGTCAATTTAATTTTGGGGCTAGAACTGGTGGTGCCAGAAGTCGTCAAGTTGTTGATAACTTCATTGGTAGTACCGTTGCCGTACCAGAGCCTTCAATGCTTGCTATTTTTGGTTTAGCGTTGTTTGGTTTAGCACGAAGAAAAACAGTTAAAAAATAA
- a CDS encoding acyl-CoA thioesterase — protein MNAPQRDITLRFLAEPQDVNFGGKVHGGAVMKWIDLAAYACAAGWSGRYCVTAYAGGIRFVAPIHVGSLVEVEAKVIYTGNSSIHIALEVNACDPKSLNRRLTTHCIVIMVAVDQNGQSERVPQWQPQTEADKKQHESAVKLMEMRKQIGEEMQIFVD, from the coding sequence ATGAATGCACCACAACGTGACATAACTTTAAGATTTTTAGCCGAGCCACAAGATGTAAATTTTGGTGGTAAAGTGCATGGTGGCGCTGTGATGAAATGGATAGATTTAGCTGCTTATGCTTGTGCTGCTGGTTGGAGTGGTCGTTATTGTGTTACCGCCTATGCTGGTGGTATTCGTTTTGTTGCCCCTATTCATGTTGGTAGTTTAGTTGAAGTAGAAGCTAAAGTTATTTACACCGGTAACTCATCAATACATATAGCGCTAGAAGTAAACGCTTGCGATCCTAAATCCTTAAACCGTCGTTTAACTACTCACTGCATTGTTATCATGGTCGCAGTTGATCAAAATGGTCAATCTGAACGTGTGCCGCAATGGCAACCTCAAACGGAAGCAGATAAAAAACAACATGAGTCCGCGGTGAAACTGATGGAAATGCGCAAACAAATTGGTGAAGAAATGCAAATTTTTGTCGATTAA
- a CDS encoding glycosyltransferase, giving the protein MKKLLIIGYVWPEPNSSAAGSRMMQLIHFFQSQSYHITFASPAQQTEHMVDLRALNIDVENISLNCTSFDDFIKELQPNTVMFDRFMMEEQFGWRVSEQCPQALRLLDTEDLFCLRNARHQAYKLKRDITDEDLLTSDMAKREVASIFRSDISLMISSIEVALLKRLFKVDTSLIHYCPFMLSHAQLAQENPSFQQREDFMAIGNFRHAPNWDAVLWLKQQVWPLIRKQLPNAKLNIYGAYPPPKATDLHDEKSGFLVKGWVDDAVLAMQSAKVCLAPLRFGAGIKGKLAEAMYCATPSVTTDIGAESMQTDLPWAGAIANDPQAIADAAVKLYQDESTWQVSSDLGQQNAMLMYQQNNVLTELADCLSKLEANLSSHRQANFIGSMLNHHHHKSTQYMSQWIDVKTQLKVVEEKIAEE; this is encoded by the coding sequence ATGAAAAAACTTCTTATTATTGGCTATGTATGGCCTGAGCCTAACTCTTCAGCGGCAGGTAGCCGTATGATGCAGTTAATCCACTTTTTCCAATCCCAAAGCTATCACATAACCTTTGCCAGCCCCGCGCAACAAACTGAGCACATGGTCGATTTACGCGCTTTAAATATTGACGTTGAAAATATTAGCCTCAACTGCACTAGTTTTGATGACTTTATTAAAGAGTTACAACCTAATACGGTGATGTTTGATCGCTTTATGATGGAAGAGCAGTTTGGCTGGCGTGTAAGTGAACAATGTCCACAAGCGCTTCGACTATTAGATACCGAAGATTTATTTTGTCTTCGCAATGCTCGTCATCAAGCCTATAAACTAAAACGAGATATTACCGATGAGGACTTACTTACCAGTGACATGGCTAAGCGTGAAGTTGCCTCTATATTTCGTTCTGATATCAGCTTAATGATTTCAAGTATTGAAGTGGCATTACTAAAACGCTTATTTAAAGTCGATACCAGCTTAATTCACTATTGCCCCTTTATGTTAAGCCATGCGCAGTTAGCACAAGAAAACCCGAGTTTTCAACAGCGTGAAGATTTCATGGCGATAGGAAACTTCCGCCATGCGCCTAACTGGGACGCAGTATTGTGGCTAAAACAGCAAGTATGGCCACTTATTCGTAAACAATTACCTAACGCGAAACTCAATATTTATGGTGCTTATCCGCCACCCAAAGCGACTGACTTGCATGATGAAAAATCAGGATTCTTGGTGAAAGGCTGGGTGGATGATGCAGTACTTGCCATGCAAAGTGCCAAAGTGTGTTTAGCACCACTGCGTTTTGGCGCAGGTATTAAAGGCAAGTTAGCCGAAGCTATGTATTGCGCTACGCCATCAGTGACGACAGATATTGGTGCAGAAAGCATGCAAACTGATTTACCTTGGGCTGGGGCAATAGCCAATGATCCACAAGCCATTGCAGATGCTGCGGTAAAACTCTATCAAGATGAAAGCACTTGGCAAGTTTCTAGTGACTTAGGGCAACAAAATGCCATGTTAATGTATCAGCAAAATAATGTCTTAACTGAGTTAGCTGATTGTTTATCAAAACTGGAGGCTAATCTTAGCTCACATAGACAGGCGAATTTTATTGGTAGCATGCTGAATCATCATCATCATAAAAGTACCCAATATATGTCACAGTGGATTGATGTCAAAACGCAATTAAAAGTAGTCGAAGAGAAGATAGCAGAAGAATAA
- a CDS encoding WD40 repeat domain-containing protein: MLNCNWIFPLVLLTTLTACKPVTQEPLQRWQQSVEGAYAGQISSDAKFSVISSIHHGLSVWDLDKNQRIYNWAQEQNTSDNLVLSIDISDNASHVLTANRDNFALWNLQSGKSEGYWKVRESHIRDIAVSNNGDYLLIGKSNGTVVHVAVDTGRRLEFLGHKEKINSVDMLPNGRVAISGGNDFTAYVWDTQSGQVVYQFNHSSRVSKVALDAKARYAFSADSMKGAYIWDLKTGKRISSLQGTKRHEVFSTVRFSPNGKTLITGAATRKVSVWDIATGKRLSHWFVTPKEAKRPTGAVVYSVAFGDNNDLLTISSSGYVESWPITK, translated from the coding sequence TTGTTAAATTGTAATTGGATTTTTCCGCTCGTCTTATTGACGACACTCACGGCTTGTAAGCCTGTAACGCAAGAACCACTGCAACGCTGGCAACAGTCTGTTGAAGGTGCCTATGCTGGTCAGATTTCTAGTGATGCCAAGTTTTCAGTCATCTCATCTATTCATCATGGTTTGAGTGTCTGGGATTTAGACAAGAACCAACGCATATATAACTGGGCGCAAGAACAAAACACCAGTGATAATTTAGTACTCTCTATTGATATTAGTGACAATGCTAGCCATGTACTGACAGCAAATAGAGATAACTTTGCCCTGTGGAACTTGCAATCAGGTAAGTCTGAAGGTTATTGGAAAGTGCGAGAGTCTCACATTAGAGATATAGCGGTCAGTAATAATGGTGATTACTTACTTATTGGAAAAAGCAACGGTACCGTGGTGCACGTTGCCGTTGATACCGGAAGACGGTTAGAATTTTTAGGTCACAAAGAGAAAATAAACTCGGTAGATATGCTGCCCAATGGCCGTGTAGCTATATCCGGTGGTAATGATTTTACCGCGTATGTTTGGGATACTCAATCAGGGCAAGTAGTTTATCAATTTAACCATAGCTCAAGGGTATCAAAAGTAGCCTTAGATGCTAAAGCTCGTTATGCCTTTTCTGCCGACAGTATGAAAGGTGCATATATTTGGGATTTAAAAACCGGTAAACGTATTAGTAGCCTGCAAGGTACAAAACGTCATGAGGTTTTTAGTACCGTACGTTTTTCTCCAAACGGTAAAACACTAATCACCGGCGCCGCTACCAGAAAAGTCAGCGTTTGGGACATTGCGACAGGTAAACGCCTTTCACATTGGTTTGTTACGCCTAAAGAGGCAAAAAGACCTACGGGAGCGGTTGTGTATAGTGTCGCATTTGGCGATAATAACGATCTATTAACGATAAGCTCATCAGGATATGTTGAATCATGGCCAATCACGAAATAA
- a CDS encoding FKBP-type peptidyl-prolyl cis-trans isomerase: protein MKLFKPTLVALALFAVVGCNEKAVEEVKAPVLDTEVQKQAYGLGASIGMYMQRNLEEHDKLGLTLDKELIVRGFVDSIDGKSVIEKEEIQALLMNLDTSMKEKQQAAAIAASESSLADGAKFLEDNAKKEGVTVTESGIQYEVLTAAEGDTPLATDTVKVHYKGTFLNGETFDSSYKRGEPAVFPLNRVIKGWTEGVQLMPVGAKYKFTIPSDLAYGPNGNPPSIPGNSVLQFEIELLEIQKAEEAPKADEHAAH from the coding sequence ATGAAATTGTTTAAGCCTACCTTAGTAGCCCTTGCCTTATTTGCCGTTGTTGGTTGTAACGAAAAAGCTGTTGAAGAAGTAAAAGCACCGGTATTAGATACTGAAGTGCAAAAACAAGCCTACGGCTTAGGTGCCTCAATTGGTATGTACATGCAACGTAACTTAGAAGAGCATGACAAACTAGGTTTAACGTTAGATAAAGAGCTTATCGTACGCGGTTTTGTAGACAGCATTGACGGTAAATCTGTTATCGAAAAAGAAGAAATTCAAGCCTTATTGATGAACCTTGATACTAGCATGAAAGAAAAACAGCAAGCAGCTGCAATCGCCGCTTCTGAATCTAGCCTAGCTGACGGCGCTAAGTTTCTTGAAGACAACGCTAAAAAAGAAGGCGTAACAGTAACTGAATCAGGTATTCAATACGAAGTATTAACCGCTGCCGAAGGTGATACACCTTTAGCAACTGATACTGTTAAAGTTCACTATAAAGGTACTTTCTTAAACGGTGAAACCTTTGATAGTTCATACAAACGTGGTGAACCAGCAGTATTCCCACTTAATCGTGTAATCAAAGGTTGGACTGAAGGCGTACAATTAATGCCTGTAGGCGCTAAGTACAAGTTCACTATCCCTTCAGATTTAGCCTATGGTCCTAACGGTAACCCACCAAGTATTCCGGGTAACTCAGTATTGCAATTTGAAATTGAATTATTAGAAATTCAAAAAGCAGAAGAAGCTCCAAAGGCTGATGAACACGCTGCTCACTAG